The proteins below are encoded in one region of Pseudophryne corroboree isolate aPseCor3 chromosome 8, aPseCor3.hap2, whole genome shotgun sequence:
- the APEX2 gene encoding DNA-(apurinic or apyrimidinic site) endonuclease 2 isoform X3: MKIVSWNINGIRATAVGLKEILDSLDADIICLQETKVTRDLLDEPTAIVEGYNSYFSFSRVRSGYSGVATFCKNSTIPQAAEEGLSGQLINRKGTVGCYGSTQEFLEEELLSLDQEGRAVITQHRILTSDGKEDTLTVINVYCPRADPEKPERKVYKLRFYHLLQIRAESILRNGGHVIILGDVNTSHRPIDLCDSVDPEAFEGNPGRQWLNQFLSDPVTSDMGASDPPNGGLFYDSFRYFHPTQKNAFTCWCTVSGARQTNYGTRIDYILANRRLVEAEFLDSIIMPEVGGSDHCPVKAFMKCCPVAADKCPPLCTKYLPEFAGRQQKLSQFLVKKSKDLADTTGGSEELPNTQPSTDGAQPAAIRKRALDKVNGSTGKKNKLGTKSGQGSLLGFFKPAGHKACPTKEQNNTPMCVAENAKNVAQQDGTLLASVSQKGNQQQAAFWKTLFKGPPPPPNCKGHGEPCVLRTVKKAGPNCGRQFYVCARPEGHSSNPQARCNFFLWVNKKAATDG, encoded by the exons GAGACCTGTTGGATGAGCCTACGGCCATAGTGGAAGGATATAACTCTTACTTCAGCTTCAGCCGTGTGAGAAGCGGATACTCGG GTGTTGCCACATTCTGTAAAAACAGCACCATTCCGCAAGCAGCAGAGGAGGGGCTCTCGGGGCAGCTGATCAACCGGAAGGGGACCGTTGGCTGCTATGGCAGCACGCAGGAGTTCTTGGAAGAGGAGCTGCTGTCTTTGGACCAAGAGGGAAGAGCCGTGATCACACAGCACAGAATCCT CACATCTGATGGTAAGGAGGACACGCTGACGGTGATTAACGTTTACTGCCCCCGCGCGGACCCCGAGAAGCCTGAGCGCAAGGTCTACAAGCTGCGTTTTTATCATTTGCTCCAGATAAGGGCAGAAAGCATTTTGCGGAACGGCGG CCATGTGATTATATTGGGCGACGTGAACACCTCACACAGACCTATAGACCTCTGCGACTCAGTTGATCCG GAAGCCTTTGAGGGGAACCCAGGACGTCAGTGGTTGAACCAGTTCCTTAGTGACCCTGTTACATCTGACATGGGGGCTTCAGATCCACCGAATGGGGGCCTCTTCTATGATAGTTTCCGGTATTTCCATCCCACTCAGAAAAATGCCTTTACATGTTGGTGTACTGTTTCCGGAGCCCGGCAAACCAACTATGGCACCCGCATAGACTATATTCTCGCCAACAGAAGACTAGTGGAAGCGGAATTTTTGGATTCCATAATTATGCCAGAGGTCGGAGGATCTGATCACTGCCCAGTCAAAGCGTTTATGAAGTGTTGCCCTGTGGCAGCTGACAAATGCCCACCTCTCTGTACTAAGTATCTCCCGGAGTTTGCTGGGCGGCAGCAGAAGCTGTCTCAGTTTCTGGTGAAAAAAAGTAAAGATTTAGCAGATACAACCGGAGGCAGTGAGGAGCTGCCCAACACTCAGCCCTCCACCGATGGGGCACAACCAGCTGCCATCCGTAAGAGGGCACTGGATAAGGTTAATGGAAGTACAGGTAAGAAGAATAAGTTGGGCACAAAGAGTGGGCAAGGCAGTCTGCTTGGCTTCTTTAAGCCTGCGGGGCACAAAGCATGCCCGACAAAGGAACAAAATAACACCCCAATGTGCGTGGCAGAGAACGCTAAGAATGTGGCACAGCAAGATGGCACACTGTTAGCCTCTGTCTCCCAGAAGGGGAACCAACAGCAGGCTGCTTTCTGGAAGACGCTGTTTAAAgggccccctcctccccccaaCTGTAAGGGCCACGGAGAACCTTGTGTATTACGGACAGTAAAGAAGGCCGGCCCCAACTGCGGGCGACAATTCTACGTATGTGCCCGGCCCGAAGGCCACTCTTCCAACCCACAGGCACGTTGTAACTTCTTCCTCTGGGTTAACAAAAAGGCTGCGACAGACGGATGA
- the APEX2 gene encoding DNA-(apurinic or apyrimidinic site) endonuclease 2 isoform X2 produces MMKIVSWNINGIRATAVGLKEILDSLDADIICLQETKVTRDLLDEPTAIVEGYNSYFSFSRVRSGYSGVATFCKNSTIPQAAEEGLSGQLINRKGTVGCYGSTQEFLEEELLSLDQEGRAVITQHRILTSDGKEDTLTVINVYCPRADPEKPERKVYKLRFYHLLQIRAESILRNGGHVIILGDVNTSHRPIDLCDSVDPEAFEGNPGRQWLNQFLSDPVTSDMGASDPPNGGLFYDSFRYFHPTQKNAFTCWCTVSGARQTNYGTRIDYILANRRLVEAEFLDSIIMPEVGGSDHCPVKAFMKCCPVAADKCPPLCTKYLPEFAGRQQKLSQFLVKKSKDLADTTGGSEELPNTQPSTDGAQPAAIRKRALDKVNGSTGKKNKLGTKSGQGSLLGFFKPAGHKACPTKEQNNTPMCVAENAKNVAQQDGTLLASVSQKGNQQQAAFWKTLFKGPPPPPNCKGHGEPCVLRTVKKAGPNCGRQFYVCARPEGHSSNPQARCNFFLWVNKKAATDG; encoded by the exons GAGACCTGTTGGATGAGCCTACGGCCATAGTGGAAGGATATAACTCTTACTTCAGCTTCAGCCGTGTGAGAAGCGGATACTCGG GTGTTGCCACATTCTGTAAAAACAGCACCATTCCGCAAGCAGCAGAGGAGGGGCTCTCGGGGCAGCTGATCAACCGGAAGGGGACCGTTGGCTGCTATGGCAGCACGCAGGAGTTCTTGGAAGAGGAGCTGCTGTCTTTGGACCAAGAGGGAAGAGCCGTGATCACACAGCACAGAATCCT CACATCTGATGGTAAGGAGGACACGCTGACGGTGATTAACGTTTACTGCCCCCGCGCGGACCCCGAGAAGCCTGAGCGCAAGGTCTACAAGCTGCGTTTTTATCATTTGCTCCAGATAAGGGCAGAAAGCATTTTGCGGAACGGCGG CCATGTGATTATATTGGGCGACGTGAACACCTCACACAGACCTATAGACCTCTGCGACTCAGTTGATCCG GAAGCCTTTGAGGGGAACCCAGGACGTCAGTGGTTGAACCAGTTCCTTAGTGACCCTGTTACATCTGACATGGGGGCTTCAGATCCACCGAATGGGGGCCTCTTCTATGATAGTTTCCGGTATTTCCATCCCACTCAGAAAAATGCCTTTACATGTTGGTGTACTGTTTCCGGAGCCCGGCAAACCAACTATGGCACCCGCATAGACTATATTCTCGCCAACAGAAGACTAGTGGAAGCGGAATTTTTGGATTCCATAATTATGCCAGAGGTCGGAGGATCTGATCACTGCCCAGTCAAAGCGTTTATGAAGTGTTGCCCTGTGGCAGCTGACAAATGCCCACCTCTCTGTACTAAGTATCTCCCGGAGTTTGCTGGGCGGCAGCAGAAGCTGTCTCAGTTTCTGGTGAAAAAAAGTAAAGATTTAGCAGATACAACCGGAGGCAGTGAGGAGCTGCCCAACACTCAGCCCTCCACCGATGGGGCACAACCAGCTGCCATCCGTAAGAGGGCACTGGATAAGGTTAATGGAAGTACAGGTAAGAAGAATAAGTTGGGCACAAAGAGTGGGCAAGGCAGTCTGCTTGGCTTCTTTAAGCCTGCGGGGCACAAAGCATGCCCGACAAAGGAACAAAATAACACCCCAATGTGCGTGGCAGAGAACGCTAAGAATGTGGCACAGCAAGATGGCACACTGTTAGCCTCTGTCTCCCAGAAGGGGAACCAACAGCAGGCTGCTTTCTGGAAGACGCTGTTTAAAgggccccctcctccccccaaCTGTAAGGGCCACGGAGAACCTTGTGTATTACGGACAGTAAAGAAGGCCGGCCCCAACTGCGGGCGACAATTCTACGTATGTGCCCGGCCCGAAGGCCACTCTTCCAACCCACAGGCACGTTGTAACTTCTTCCTCTGGGTTAACAAAAAGGCTGCGACAGACGGATGA
- the APEX2 gene encoding DNA-(apurinic or apyrimidinic site) endonuclease 2 isoform X1 — MSGDREQSCRMKIVSWNINGIRATAVGLKEILDSLDADIICLQETKVTRDLLDEPTAIVEGYNSYFSFSRVRSGYSGVATFCKNSTIPQAAEEGLSGQLINRKGTVGCYGSTQEFLEEELLSLDQEGRAVITQHRILTSDGKEDTLTVINVYCPRADPEKPERKVYKLRFYHLLQIRAESILRNGGHVIILGDVNTSHRPIDLCDSVDPEAFEGNPGRQWLNQFLSDPVTSDMGASDPPNGGLFYDSFRYFHPTQKNAFTCWCTVSGARQTNYGTRIDYILANRRLVEAEFLDSIIMPEVGGSDHCPVKAFMKCCPVAADKCPPLCTKYLPEFAGRQQKLSQFLVKKSKDLADTTGGSEELPNTQPSTDGAQPAAIRKRALDKVNGSTGKKNKLGTKSGQGSLLGFFKPAGHKACPTKEQNNTPMCVAENAKNVAQQDGTLLASVSQKGNQQQAAFWKTLFKGPPPPPNCKGHGEPCVLRTVKKAGPNCGRQFYVCARPEGHSSNPQARCNFFLWVNKKAATDG, encoded by the exons GAGACCTGTTGGATGAGCCTACGGCCATAGTGGAAGGATATAACTCTTACTTCAGCTTCAGCCGTGTGAGAAGCGGATACTCGG GTGTTGCCACATTCTGTAAAAACAGCACCATTCCGCAAGCAGCAGAGGAGGGGCTCTCGGGGCAGCTGATCAACCGGAAGGGGACCGTTGGCTGCTATGGCAGCACGCAGGAGTTCTTGGAAGAGGAGCTGCTGTCTTTGGACCAAGAGGGAAGAGCCGTGATCACACAGCACAGAATCCT CACATCTGATGGTAAGGAGGACACGCTGACGGTGATTAACGTTTACTGCCCCCGCGCGGACCCCGAGAAGCCTGAGCGCAAGGTCTACAAGCTGCGTTTTTATCATTTGCTCCAGATAAGGGCAGAAAGCATTTTGCGGAACGGCGG CCATGTGATTATATTGGGCGACGTGAACACCTCACACAGACCTATAGACCTCTGCGACTCAGTTGATCCG GAAGCCTTTGAGGGGAACCCAGGACGTCAGTGGTTGAACCAGTTCCTTAGTGACCCTGTTACATCTGACATGGGGGCTTCAGATCCACCGAATGGGGGCCTCTTCTATGATAGTTTCCGGTATTTCCATCCCACTCAGAAAAATGCCTTTACATGTTGGTGTACTGTTTCCGGAGCCCGGCAAACCAACTATGGCACCCGCATAGACTATATTCTCGCCAACAGAAGACTAGTGGAAGCGGAATTTTTGGATTCCATAATTATGCCAGAGGTCGGAGGATCTGATCACTGCCCAGTCAAAGCGTTTATGAAGTGTTGCCCTGTGGCAGCTGACAAATGCCCACCTCTCTGTACTAAGTATCTCCCGGAGTTTGCTGGGCGGCAGCAGAAGCTGTCTCAGTTTCTGGTGAAAAAAAGTAAAGATTTAGCAGATACAACCGGAGGCAGTGAGGAGCTGCCCAACACTCAGCCCTCCACCGATGGGGCACAACCAGCTGCCATCCGTAAGAGGGCACTGGATAAGGTTAATGGAAGTACAGGTAAGAAGAATAAGTTGGGCACAAAGAGTGGGCAAGGCAGTCTGCTTGGCTTCTTTAAGCCTGCGGGGCACAAAGCATGCCCGACAAAGGAACAAAATAACACCCCAATGTGCGTGGCAGAGAACGCTAAGAATGTGGCACAGCAAGATGGCACACTGTTAGCCTCTGTCTCCCAGAAGGGGAACCAACAGCAGGCTGCTTTCTGGAAGACGCTGTTTAAAgggccccctcctccccccaaCTGTAAGGGCCACGGAGAACCTTGTGTATTACGGACAGTAAAGAAGGCCGGCCCCAACTGCGGGCGACAATTCTACGTATGTGCCCGGCCCGAAGGCCACTCTTCCAACCCACAGGCACGTTGTAACTTCTTCCTCTGGGTTAACAAAAAGGCTGCGACAGACGGATGA